Proteins from one Natrinema salinisoli genomic window:
- the arcS gene encoding archaeosine synthase subunit alpha: MTDYFEVHERDGAARVGELRLSSPVTTPALVDDVLEDAGSLWSADRDLPAGDESQLTVLPHRAFPGGTAEEVRESFAVDAPDVEYPSVAVVSSESAENQGTDAYAVSNVQSVMGHGAALVEAVVNVREAIPADTALLFSGVATPRNVALLAYAGVDLFDETAAVVKGTEGRYLTTDEAYFLEDLEELPCSCPACQQPREEFTREDCADHNVNALESELAIVRRRIRDGRLRDYVEGQARHDQWLTAAMRELDSQWGYLEERTPILRDARIDAATADTLRRVEIQRFADRVTTRYRNRFQNPLVLVPCSAAKPYSESQSHRQFHDAIQWRAHLVSMTSPIGVVPQELETTYPAQHYDTVVTGRWSEDEKRFVSTVLQRYLERNDYPEIIAHVPDEGYRDIVERVEAALDLDITYTVDEHPTDDESLANLSSALSGELKYSKREREHNTVRAIADYLLGDGAGDELFDDIQTTSRYPKIQVRDPDDTQLATMVPQYGTLSFTLAGARRWLESDAPTKRVEIDGFVPHGSVLAPGVVDADEDIRVGDEVIVEGPKAFAVGRAEMFGREMAESTRGIACEIRHVDEK, translated from the coding sequence CCCCATCGGGCGTTCCCCGGCGGCACCGCCGAGGAAGTCCGGGAGTCGTTCGCCGTCGACGCCCCCGACGTCGAGTATCCCAGCGTCGCGGTCGTCTCGAGCGAGAGCGCCGAGAATCAGGGGACGGACGCCTACGCCGTCTCGAACGTCCAGTCCGTGATGGGCCACGGGGCGGCGCTGGTCGAGGCCGTCGTGAACGTGCGCGAGGCGATTCCCGCCGACACCGCCCTGCTGTTCTCCGGCGTCGCGACGCCGCGGAACGTCGCCCTGCTGGCCTACGCCGGCGTCGACCTGTTCGACGAGACCGCGGCCGTCGTGAAAGGCACCGAAGGCCGTTACCTCACGACCGACGAGGCGTACTTCCTCGAGGACCTCGAGGAACTCCCCTGTTCGTGCCCCGCCTGCCAGCAGCCCCGCGAGGAGTTCACCCGCGAGGACTGCGCCGACCACAACGTCAACGCCCTGGAATCCGAACTGGCGATCGTCCGCCGTCGGATCCGCGACGGTCGTCTCCGCGATTACGTCGAAGGCCAGGCCCGCCACGACCAGTGGCTCACCGCCGCCATGCGCGAACTCGATTCGCAGTGGGGGTATCTCGAGGAACGGACGCCGATTCTCCGCGACGCCCGGATCGACGCCGCGACCGCGGACACGCTCCGCCGGGTCGAGATCCAGCGCTTCGCCGACCGGGTGACGACGCGGTATCGCAACCGCTTTCAGAACCCGCTCGTGCTCGTCCCCTGTTCGGCCGCCAAGCCCTACAGCGAGTCCCAGAGCCACCGCCAGTTCCACGACGCCATCCAGTGGCGCGCCCACCTCGTCTCCATGACGAGTCCCATCGGCGTCGTCCCGCAGGAACTCGAGACGACCTACCCCGCCCAGCACTACGACACCGTCGTCACGGGCCGATGGTCGGAAGACGAGAAACGGTTCGTCAGTACGGTCCTGCAACGGTACCTCGAGCGCAACGACTATCCGGAGATCATCGCCCACGTTCCCGACGAGGGCTACCGCGACATCGTCGAGCGCGTCGAGGCGGCCCTCGATCTGGATATCACCTATACGGTCGACGAACACCCGACCGACGACGAGTCGCTCGCCAACCTCTCGAGTGCGCTGTCGGGCGAACTGAAGTACTCCAAACGCGAGCGCGAGCACAACACCGTCCGCGCGATCGCTGACTACCTGCTGGGCGACGGTGCCGGCGACGAACTCTTCGACGACATCCAGACGACCAGCCGCTATCCCAAGATTCAGGTTCGCGATCCCGATGACACCCAGCTCGCGACGATGGTTCCACAGTACGGGACGCTGTCCTTTACGCTCGCAGGCGCGCGCCGCTGGCTCGAGAGCGACGCCCCGACGAAGCGCGTCGAGATCGACGGCTTCGTTCCCCACGGGAGCGTGCTCGCGCCGGGCGTCGTCGACGCCGACGAGGACATTCGCGTCGGCGACGAGGTGATCGTCGAGGGGCCGAAGGCCTTTGCCGTCGGCCGCGCCGAGATGTTCGGTCGGGAAATGGCCGAGAGCACGCGCGGGATCGCCTGCGAGATTCGCCACGTCGACGAGAAATAA